Below is a genomic region from Dechloromonas denitrificans.
CAAGTACTTTAGTGTCCACAACATGCTGCCAATCGAGGTGGCCAATCCAGGCAAGAAAGGTAAACGGTTCTACAAGCGGAAAGGACAGTAGCGACTAGCACGGGGTGAGATGCGCCAGATGTCAGAAATCATCTAGCCCACTCCCCCCAGATTCATTCTTGGAGTTATTGAATGCCTGCTTTGTGCCCTTTGTTGACGTTGGGTGACTTTCCAGTAACGGCCGCTTCAGACTGAATGCTGCCATTCCGTATTCCACATCATCAACTTTAATTCAGCCGTTTTTGGCTAAAGTTAAGGTTTAATCAATCGGACTTTATTGGGCTTGCCAACTGGCATCAATTCGAAGTGGTGGGGGAATTGCCTAAACAACTTCGTTGAAGTCGCATTCTTGGCGAGGATTTTTTGGTCGTGAAGTATCTTGGCTACTTCGGACAACTCCAACCATTGCCCCTCATGCATCTTTGGTAGTGCCGCAATAATCGCCTGATGAGTCTTGACAGCTGTTTTGGAACTCGCAGCGGCGGTCTTGGTCGCCTTTTTCGGCGCATCTTTACTTTTAGCTACCACTTTTGGTGCGACTTTTTTGGTTTGCGATGTATTCGCTATCGCTTTTTTAGGTGGCGCGCTAGAAATTTTCTCTGTAGTCGGTACAACTCCTTGTACTTTTGGCGCGGAAGTAGGCGCTTTTTCCGCTCCAACATAGATGACTTGATCGTAGGCGGGGATCGCATCTTGAGACAACTTACTACGCTCACTAATACAACAAACTCTAATGCCGCGCTCCCGTAGCCGCACGACCAAGGGAACGAAATCCAAATCTCCGGATGCAATAACGATCATCTTTGGGCGTGGCGTCATGCAGGCCAACTCCATCGCATCTACTGCTAATGAAATGTCAGTGGTGTTTTTTGACAAGTGCAGATTGACGAATGGGCGTATAGCTTTCATTCGCAATACTTCTGTGATCCCCTTCATGTTTTCGGCGCTGCCATATGCCCTACGGATGGCTACGGTACCTTCGTTTTGCTCAAGTATATTTACAGCTTCCTGAACCCATTCCGGCGACGAAAGGTTATCTGCATCAATTAGCAGTGCAATCATTTTTGGTTACCTGCGGTACTTCAGTGATCCGAATCCGCTATTTAGTTAGAAAATGATCTGATCATATCGCATATCCATTGACTAGTTTTCGCCGAGCAAATTCAGAAAGTCTTCTGGGGTCAATGGCAGCAATCGCTGCATTGCAGACGTTACACTTTGAATAGCGACTGGCAGCTCATGGCCGTTTGTTGTCTCATGCTGCGTGAGTCGCGCTTCTTCGGCAGCTCCGTGCCCTTTGCGGACGTTACTAGATTTGGAAGGCGGACGTTCAGGGGCGTTGAAAGTGACCGGCATAGGAGCTCAGTGGTTTGGTGTCCGGTTGACTGTACTGTTAGGTGCCTTGCCCAATCTGTGCGGCTACCATGTCTTTGACCAGCACATTGAGCAGCCAGAAGACGAGGCAGCCTGTTAAAGCAGGGATAATGAAATACATTACCGTGGACCAGAACCTGTTCTTGAACGGATCGGCCAAGCACCGCCAAGCTACGTTCGACGAAAGCACGCCGATGTACAGGCTTAGGCAAATGGCGAGCCCCCCCCCAGACTACCTTTGCGGGAAATGACTGGAACCTCAGGTCGACGTATTGAAATGCAACGATGAATAGCAGCCACTCAGTTATTTGAAATACCACCGGTATTCCGTGGATCACAGAACGGGTAAACGGTGATGCCTCCACAACCGTGCCGTCTGGCAATTGTTTGTCGAGATTCATTCGGTCACAGTGAGGCCTAAGTCCCTTGGGGCGCCGTGTTAGTTTTCGTGCGGCAAGATGGCTTTTCATATCAGAGACACTGGTCCTATGTGAGAAGTAGCTGACGAGCTACGGGGTGCCAAGTTGCATAAGCCAAATTTGACGACGGGTGATTGATGTACCCAGCTGTTACCAAGTTGGGACCAACAGTCAGTGTGGCGATGTGATGACTTTCGAGCTTGCTCTGAACATGCAGTAGGAGATTGTCCCAGTTGGCTTTGCCTAGGACCAAAACTCTTGTTGGCTGTAGCTTCTCAACAACCTCAAAGAATGCCGGTACAGATTCTTCCCACATTTTGTATGTTGGTCTGATGCGAGCCTGATCGCCTACAAGACATTGTACAAAGTTGTAGAAGGCGACATTTTGCCAAAGTCCCGAGGGACCAAGTGATTCATTGAGCCCGAAGATGACTCGGCGAATTTTTGTGGAAAATCTGCAAAAACCATTGGTGTCTCGATTCTGATCTCCGATAGCAAGATCATCTTCGACACAGCGGGTGACTAGACTCGAATTGAAATTTTCTGGTGGATCTGTGAAGTTGGACTCACCAAGGATCAGGGTCTTGTATTTGAAGTAGATCGGATTGCGATAGTTACTTCCGACCCAAGGATGCACAGCCACATTTGATGACCACATGTCGATACCTAACGACGGTGTAGAAAAAGTGTATTCATGCCCGCATCGTGCCGTGAACCATATGGAATAACAAGGCTCCAACCTGAAGTTGAAATCAGGGAGGCGCCATGGCCCGCTACAAAGCAATCGACACCAGCCCGAGGTTTCTCGCGGTAGATCTGGAGAAGCAGTTGCTGCCCGGTAGTTTCGAGCATGCCGTGCATCACCTGCTCGACCACGAATTCGATCTTTCCCTTTTCGACAGTCGCTACCGCAACGATCAGAACGGCGCCAGCGCCTATCCCCCGGGGATGTTGCTCAAAGTCATCCTCTGCGCCTACGCCCAGGGCGTGGTTAGCAGCCGGGGCATTGCGCGGCTGTGCCGCGAACACGTCACCTTCATCGCCCTCAGCGGCGACTCCGCACCGCACTTCACCACCTTGGCGGCCTTCGTCTCCAGCCTCGACGAAGAAGTCGCCCGCCTCTTTGCACAGGTGCTTTACCTCTGTCATCGGCAAGGTCTGATCGGCCGGGAAATGTTCGCCATTGACGGCGTCAAGCTGCCCAGCAACGCCTCCAAGGCCAAGAGCGGCACGCGAGCCGACTTCGCCCATCAAGCCGACAAACTCGAAGCTGCCGCCAAGAAGATGCTGGCCCGCCACCGCGAGAACGACCGCCAGTCCGTCGAACCTGACCTCGCCGAGAAATCCCGGCAACGGTCCGAAAGCTTGCAGCAAGAGGCCGCCCAACTCCGCCAATGGCTGACCGCCAACCCTCAAGACAGAAAGGGCAGTAAAGGCGCCATCCGCAAAAGCAATCGCACCGACCCCGAGAGCGCCAAGATGGCCACCAGCAAAGGCGTCATTCAAGGCTACACCGGCGTAGCAGCCGTCGATGCCAAGCACCAGATCATCATCGAAGCCCAGGCCCACGGCACCGGCTCGGAACAAGAGCTACTGCTGCCGGTCGTGCGCGCTACTCAGGCGCAAGCCACTCCGGACACGCTCTACACGGCTGATGCCGGCTACCACTCTGAACGCAACCTCAAAGCCCTGGCCCAAGAGAACATCAACGCCCTGATTGCCGACAACGGCATGCGCCAACGTGACGAACGCTTCAAGGACCAAGGCAAACACAAAGTGAAGCCTGATCCCCTCTACGACAAGGCTAACCCGAAGAAAGCCGCCAGGCGTTACCGTCCGCAGGACTTCACACGCGATCCCGAAACTGGCATCTGCACCTGTCCAGCCGGCAAGCAGCTCTACCGCAATGGCACGAACTGCATCCACAACGGCCACCTCGCCACCAAATACAGCGGCACTCTGCGCGACTGCCTGCCCTGCGAACAACGCACCAAATGCCTGCGCACGCCGGAGAAAACCCAAGTCCGGCAAGTTGCGTTCTTTCGAGGCAAAGCCGACACAACCGAAGAAAGCGAGACCGACCGGATGAAGAAAGCCCTCGACAGCGAAGCAGGCAGAGCCCGTTATGGGCGACGCTTCGCCACCGTCGAACCGGTGTTCGGCAACTTGAGGCACAACAAGCGACTGGATCACTTCACGCTACGTGGGCGGAAGAAGGTTGATACGCAGTGGAAGCTGTACTGCCTGGTGCACAACATCGAGAAACTGGCGCATCACGGGTTCGGGCAGTAGAGGAAAAAGAAGGGAAATTCACCTGAAGGGGCCGAAACAGCTCGCATCGAGAATCACACGGTCAACCTGGAAAAAGCCTGAAAACGAAAATGGCGCAGATCAAACCTGCGCCATGTCTTTGCCGGAAATCTGGCTGGAAAAGGGTTTTTCTACAGCGTCAACGTTCAGCTTGAGGGACCGCCGGAGCCCTTAGGGATGCCTGAAAAGTACAGGACTGGTATTGATTGCTGAATGAAACGCGAAGGCCTACCGATTTGGCCCATGCCTCGATTTTCTCGAATCCGTCGTCACCCCTGAAATATGCGTTAAGAAGGACATCCCACGGCTCTTCGTAGGAACCGTGAGCCGCGACCTCGGAAAGGATGTGATCAAGATGATTCATTGGGTTTCTAACAGTGTTTACACGGACGCATGGGTTCGTATACCAATTGATATCGTGGACGCTGTATGTGTTGCTATAAGTCCATTGTCGTTAGTCGATTGGAATATTGGCTGTCAGTATAACAACTAAAATATGCCGCACAACTTTCGTAGGGCAATGTCTGCTTTTGGGAAGGGCAAACAAGTGTCCGGTTGTGGCCGATTCCGGAAATTCACCATAGGCTGCTCCCCCTCCCCCCACGTACCAATTTGTGTCACGGAAAGCCATCTCAGAAGCTGGGTAGCCGCGCCGCACCCAGCCCCCCAGAGTCACACGCAGGCTACCCGCCTCGCGCCGACCTCCGGCCAGCCATCATCACCCCCATCGGCCAGCCCCAGCGTCACTCTCAGCACCCGCACGCCGAAACCCGGCCCCACCCTCCGGGCATCAAGCGCAACTCAGCTGCCCCCTATCTCAATCAATCGAAAGGAGTTCTGACATATAAAAGCGGAATTGAAGTTTGATCATGCATGGCAGGCATCTGTAGGTAGATGCACACAGCATGACTATCAGTTTGCACTGAAGTAAATCTCGAACCCGACCGACATCGGTCCTTTTACGGTCCTTTTAACCTGCAATTCTGTAGCAGGACTAAGTGTTAGCAACTGACTTTTGTGCTTCGTCCGACAGCCTCAGCCGTCGATGTCTTCCTGCTCGCCATCCTCTTCAGCCACCTGAGCGACCATCGCCTCGGCATTACGCTCGAAATACAGCTGGATCGCTTCGCGCAAGTTAGCCACCGCCTCGGCATCGCTCGCACCATCACTGGTTACATCAATATCCAGACAACGAGCAACAAACATCCCGTCTTCAGGATAAACCTCGTACTTGATTCTGTAGGGAGCAGGTTGGTTCACGGGAGAAGGCGTAATGATGGTCTGCATTGGACAATCAGGGCGCGGAACCCTGGATCCCTTTAAAGGGAGTTTTGGCGGGTCCGGTGAGATTCGAACTCACGATGGGTTTCCCCACGCCGGTTTTCAAGACCGGTGCATTCAACCGCTCTGCCACAGACCCGCAACTACTTCAAACTTTCCTGGCGCTTCGCCGTCGCGACGAAACTCGGGAAGGCCGGCATGATAGCACAGCTTAACGGAAGACGACCCCGCCTGGCGGCATGACAATGATTGAAACTTTCGCGAAGGTCCGTTAGTCTTATTGATCATCAAATAATAGAAGGAGCCTCCCGCATGACCACCAACTTCCAGATCGCCGGACAGGGTTCTCCAGAGCTTGCGCTGCAGCAAAATCGCGTGCTGCGCAACACCTACATGCTGCTGGCCCTTTCCATGGCACCGACCGTTCTCGGCGCCTTGATCGGTGTTCAAATGAAGTTCAGTTTCATGGCGAGCAGCCCTCTGATCTCTTTCCTGCTGTTCATGGGCATCGCTTTTGGCTTCATGTGGGGCATCGAAAAGAACAAGGATAGCGCCCTGGGCGTCGGACTGCTGCTTGGCTTCACTTTCTTCATGGGCCTGATGCTGTCACGCATTCTTCAGGTTGCCCTTGGCTTTACCAATGGTGGTTCGATGATTGCCCTGGCCGCAGGCGGAACCGGTGCGATTTTCTTCACCATGGCCAGCATTGCAACGGTCAGCAAGCGCGACTTCAGCAGCATGGGAAAATTCCTGTTCATCGGGATGATCGTTGTCCTGTTGGCAGCAATCGCCAATATTTTCTTTCAGATTCCCGCGCTATCCCTGACCATTTCCGCGGCTGTCGCACTTATTTTTTCGGCTTATATCCTGTATGACATCAGCCGTATCGTTCAAGGCGGTGAAACCAACTACGTCAGCGCCACGCTTGCGGTCTACCTGGATATTTACAACGTTTTCGTCAGCCTGCTCCAACTGATTATGGCACTCACCGGCGAACGTGACTAAGTTTGGAAGACACCCAACAAAAAAGGCAGCCGAGGCTGTAATGCCGTTCACTTAGGTGAGCGGCATTTTTCATTTTGGGGCTTGTGGACAGTTCGCCGAATGGTTAACGTGGCGAACGATGTTGTCCAGCCAGCTCTCCATTACGACAGATGTCATGCCGACGATCGGATTCGATCGTCTGGCGGCTCATTTGCCGTATGAGTGGATTGAGCAGGCGCTCAGCGCGCATGGGGTGGCGAGTGTTCGCCGCCGTCGTTTGCCGGCGGAGCAAGTGGTCTGGCTGGTGATCGCCCTGGCGTTGTTTCGTCGCCAGTCGATGGAAGAAGTACTCAGCACCCTGGATCTGGCCTTGCCCGACACCCGAATCGAGGCGGTCTGCAAGAGTGCGATCACGCAGGCGCGGGCTCGCCTTGGCCAAGCCCCGCTGCAATGGTTGTTCGAGCAAACGGCCCAAGCCTGGTGCGCACAGGAGAAGGTCGCGAATCAGTGGAAGGGACTTTCGCTATGGGCGGTCGATGGCACCACCTTTCGGGTGCCGGACAGCCCCGAGAACCGCGAATTCTTTGGTGCCCAACGCTACGCCAGCGGCAAAGTGGCCTCCTATCCTCAGGTGCGTGCCGTCAGCCTGACGGCACTGCCCACCCATCTGGTCTCGGCCATCGAGTTTGGCCAATACGGCCAGAACGAAATGCTTTACGCCAAGGCGCTGATCGGTCGGATCGAGGACCATTCCCTGACCGTCTTCGACAAGGGCTTTGTTTCTGCGGAAATATTGTTGGGCTTGAGTGCTGCGGGCACCGAGCGGCATTACCTGATCCCCGCCAAGTCCAACACGCAATACGAAGTCCTGTCGGGAACGCCCGAGGATTGTCGGGTTCGTTTGCGTATATCTCCTCAAGCGCGCGTCAAGGCCCCTGATCTGCCCGAGGCCTGGGAGGCCCGTGCCATTCGAGTCGAGTCGGCCAATGGTCAAAGCCGGGTACTGCTGACCTCATTGTTCGATCGCCGCCGCTTCAAAGCGCAGGATCTGGCGGACTGCTATCGCCGGCGCTGGGAAATTGAAACCAGCTACCGCGAGCTCAAGCAATCGATGCTGGGCGAAGCGCTGACCTTGCGCTCGCGTTTGCCCGAAGGGGTCAATCAGGAAATCTGGGGGGCCTTAATTGCCTACAACCTGATCAGACTTGAAATCGCCAAGGCGGCCACTGAAGCGCGCGTCGCTCCGACCGATCTGAGCTTCCTGCGCGCACTGCACATCATCCAGCACGAACTGATCTGGGCGGCGGGAATGAGTCCGGGGAAACTGCCGTCCCATCTGGCGCGCCTGCGTTTGCAGTTGCAGATGGCTATCGTGGAAAAACGACGGGGGCGAAAATGCCCCCGTGTCGTCAAAGCCAGACCGGCTCGTTACGCCGTTCGTCACCTAAAAGAGCCTTAACTGAACTGCATTACAGCCGAGGCTGCCTTTTTTTACGGCTGCTCAAAAACAGCGATTGATTCAACGTGCGCAGTATGGGGAAACATATTGACCGCCCCGGCCGTAACGAATCGATAACCGTGGGTATTCACCAAGACTGCCGCATCGCGAGCCAGAGTCCCTGGATGGCAAGAGACATAGACGATGCGCGCCGGTTTGCACTCACCCAGTGACCGGACCAGTTCAATAGCCCCTTCACGCGGCGGATCAATCAGCATTTTGTCGAACGCGCCAAATGCCCTGATCGTTTTTTCGGTGCACTCAAACAGATTGGCCACACCAAACTCAACCCGGTCAGCCAAACCATTAACCCGGGCACTTTCACGCCCGCGCTTGACCAGTCCCTGACTCCCTTCGACACCAAGAACATGGGCACCGGAACGCGCAATCGGAAGCGTAAAGTTACCCAGCCCACAGAACATATCGGCAATCCGCTCACCGGGCTGCGGATCAAGCAAACGCAAAGCACGGCGCACCATTACCTGATTTACCGCATGATTCACTTGCGTAAAATCGGTGGGCAAAAAATCGAATTCAAGATCAAATTCAGGCAAGGTATAGGACAACCGAGGGCCGGAAGTCGGATAAAACCGAGTAATGCTGTCCGGCCCCTTCGGTTGCAGATAAAAAACAACCTGATGAGGATCGGCAAACTCACGCAGCAAGCGCTGATCATCGGCCGTGAGTGGCACCAGTATGCGCAGCAGCAAGGCGACACAATGCTCACCGACTGAGATTTCAAGCTGCTGCAAACGATCCGCCACCGAAAGCGAAGCAAACAACTCGCGCAGCGGCAAAAGCAAGCGGGACACATCGGGACGCAAAACAGGACATTGCTTGATATCAGCAATATAGCTGCTGCGCCATTCATGGAAGCCGATCATGACGCCCTTCTCGGCATCAATTTTCCGTACCCCCAGCCGCGCCCGGTGCCGATAGCCCCATGGTGCTCCGTGAATTGGCGGCAACATCGATTCCGGGCGAACACGGCCAATGCGCCACAAACTGTCCTCAAGCACACGTTGCTTGGCAGCAACCTGAGCCGCCGGCTCCATGTGCTGCATCACGCAGCCGCCACACACGCCAAAATGCGGACACAACGGTTCGACACGAGCATTTGATGGCTTGAGAATCTTGACCAAGTGAGCCAGCTCATAGCTTGGTTTTCTGCGAAAACTTGCATATTCAACCGTTTCGCCGGGCAAAGCCCCATCGACGAACACCGTCTTGCCATTCTGGCGGGCAATACCTCTTGCCTCATGATCCAGGGATTCGATAACTCCGACTGGCACGGTCTACTCCAAAAAAGCGCGAATTTTAGCAATCGGCTACACTGATTGCCATGGCGCGCGAAT
It encodes:
- a CDS encoding NYN domain-containing protein, coding for MIALLIDADNLSSPEWVQEAVNILEQNEGTVAIRRAYGSAENMKGITEVLRMKAIRPFVNLHLSKNTTDISLAVDAMELACMTPRPKMIVIASGDLDFVPLVVRLRERGIRVCCISERSKLSQDAIPAYDQVIYVGAEKAPTSAPKVQGVVPTTEKISSAPPKKAIANTSQTKKVAPKVVAKSKDAPKKATKTAAASSKTAVKTHQAIIAALPKMHEGQWLELSEVAKILHDQKILAKNATSTKLFRQFPHHFELMPVGKPNKVRLIKP
- a CDS encoding IS1182 family transposase, with protein sequence MARYKAIDTSPRFLAVDLEKQLLPGSFEHAVHHLLDHEFDLSLFDSRYRNDQNGASAYPPGMLLKVILCAYAQGVVSSRGIARLCREHVTFIALSGDSAPHFTTLAAFVSSLDEEVARLFAQVLYLCHRQGLIGREMFAIDGVKLPSNASKAKSGTRADFAHQADKLEAAAKKMLARHRENDRQSVEPDLAEKSRQRSESLQQEAAQLRQWLTANPQDRKGSKGAIRKSNRTDPESAKMATSKGVIQGYTGVAAVDAKHQIIIEAQAHGTGSEQELLLPVVRATQAQATPDTLYTADAGYHSERNLKALAQENINALIADNGMRQRDERFKDQGKHKVKPDPLYDKANPKKAARRYRPQDFTRDPETGICTCPAGKQLYRNGTNCIHNGHLATKYSGTLRDCLPCEQRTKCLRTPEKTQVRQVAFFRGKADTTEESETDRMKKALDSEAGRARYGRRFATVEPVFGNLRHNKRLDHFTLRGRKKVDTQWKLYCLVHNIEKLAHHGFGQ
- a CDS encoding type II toxin-antitoxin system HicB family antitoxin, with the protein product MNQPAPYRIKYEVYPEDGMFVARCLDIDVTSDGASDAEAVANLREAIQLYFERNAEAMVAQVAEEDGEQEDIDG
- a CDS encoding Bax inhibitor-1/YccA family protein, whose amino-acid sequence is MTTNFQIAGQGSPELALQQNRVLRNTYMLLALSMAPTVLGALIGVQMKFSFMASSPLISFLLFMGIAFGFMWGIEKNKDSALGVGLLLGFTFFMGLMLSRILQVALGFTNGGSMIALAAGGTGAIFFTMASIATVSKRDFSSMGKFLFIGMIVVLLAAIANIFFQIPALSLTISAAVALIFSAYILYDISRIVQGGETNYVSATLAVYLDIYNVFVSLLQLIMALTGERD
- a CDS encoding IS4 family transposase, with the protein product MLSSQLSITTDVMPTIGFDRLAAHLPYEWIEQALSAHGVASVRRRRLPAEQVVWLVIALALFRRQSMEEVLSTLDLALPDTRIEAVCKSAITQARARLGQAPLQWLFEQTAQAWCAQEKVANQWKGLSLWAVDGTTFRVPDSPENREFFGAQRYASGKVASYPQVRAVSLTALPTHLVSAIEFGQYGQNEMLYAKALIGRIEDHSLTVFDKGFVSAEILLGLSAAGTERHYLIPAKSNTQYEVLSGTPEDCRVRLRISPQARVKAPDLPEAWEARAIRVESANGQSRVLLTSLFDRRRFKAQDLADCYRRRWEIETSYRELKQSMLGEALTLRSRLPEGVNQEIWGALIAYNLIRLEIAKAATEARVAPTDLSFLRALHIIQHELIWAAGMSPGKLPSHLARLRLQLQMAIVEKRRGRKCPRVVKARPARYAVRHLKEP
- the rlmD gene encoding 23S rRNA (uracil(1939)-C(5))-methyltransferase RlmD, whose amino-acid sequence is MPVGVIESLDHEARGIARQNGKTVFVDGALPGETVEYASFRRKPSYELAHLVKILKPSNARVEPLCPHFGVCGGCVMQHMEPAAQVAAKQRVLEDSLWRIGRVRPESMLPPIHGAPWGYRHRARLGVRKIDAEKGVMIGFHEWRSSYIADIKQCPVLRPDVSRLLLPLRELFASLSVADRLQQLEISVGEHCVALLLRILVPLTADDQRLLREFADPHQVVFYLQPKGPDSITRFYPTSGPRLSYTLPEFDLEFDFLPTDFTQVNHAVNQVMVRRALRLLDPQPGERIADMFCGLGNFTLPIARSGAHVLGVEGSQGLVKRGRESARVNGLADRVEFGVANLFECTEKTIRAFGAFDKMLIDPPREGAIELVRSLGECKPARIVYVSCHPGTLARDAAVLVNTHGYRFVTAGAVNMFPHTAHVESIAVFEQP